From a single Geothermobacter ehrlichii genomic region:
- a CDS encoding UbiA family prenyltransferase codes for MSEKSRAQPETAPVGLFRLTAAEWRLLLRPRLLAMVCASALTGALLAPGVQQAAPVLWASLAVGLLGIAGTLLNQVQERHLDARMERTRDRPLATGRVTPAPALLLAVLALLAGVSLLLPSPAALGLGLLALLLYNGIYTPLKPKTAFAILPGALCGALPPLIGWLVAGGSLEQGGILLLAALLAIWQIPHFLLLSLRCRQDYRRAGLPVLADRLDAAGMRRVVAAWVLAATVGTAILAGFGPVRGALVRALLPVLGSWLLYGLWRQIRRGELRPLFVRVNMFMALVLACLLADRLFG; via the coding sequence ATGAGCGAAAAAAGCAGAGCGCAGCCGGAGACGGCACCTGTCGGTCTCTTTCGTCTTACGGCGGCCGAATGGCGTTTGCTGCTGCGGCCGCGGCTGCTGGCGATGGTCTGTGCCTCGGCCCTGACCGGAGCCCTGCTGGCGCCGGGAGTGCAGCAGGCGGCGCCGGTGCTGTGGGCGAGCCTGGCGGTGGGGCTGCTCGGCATCGCCGGCACCCTGCTCAACCAGGTCCAGGAACGTCATCTCGACGCGAGGATGGAGCGGACCCGCGACAGGCCCTTGGCGACGGGACGGGTGACCCCGGCGCCGGCTCTGCTGCTGGCGGTTCTTGCGCTGCTGGCCGGCGTGTCGCTCCTGCTGCCGTCGCCTGCGGCTCTGGGGTTGGGGTTGCTGGCACTTCTGCTCTACAACGGCATCTACACTCCCCTGAAGCCGAAAACCGCGTTCGCTATCCTTCCGGGCGCCCTGTGCGGCGCCCTGCCACCGCTGATCGGCTGGCTGGTTGCCGGCGGATCACTCGAACAGGGCGGCATACTGTTGCTGGCGGCCCTGCTGGCCATCTGGCAGATTCCGCACTTTCTGCTTCTGTCCCTCCGTTGCCGGCAGGACTATCGCCGGGCGGGACTGCCCGTGCTGGCCGACCGGCTCGACGCGGCCGGGATGCGACGGGTTGTCGCCGCCTGGGTTCTTGCCGCCACCGTCGGAACGGCCATCCTTGCCGGGTTCGGTCCCGTCCGGGGGGCTTTGGTCCGGGCGCTGCTGCCGGTTCTCGGCAGCTGGCTGCTGTACGGTCTCTGGCGTCAGATCCGGCGTGGCGAGCTGAGGCCGCTCTTTGTGCGGGTGAACATGTTCATGGCGCTGGTTTTGGCCTGCCTGCTGGCCGATCGGCTGTTTGGCTGA
- the hemG gene encoding protoporphyrinogen oxidase, protein MTNVIVIGGGISGLAAAHAIEQQAEKAGLKITTTVLEKEQRLGGKIWSIRDQGFLCEWGPNGFLDNKPMTLELCENIGIGERLLRSSDNARKRFIYSEGRLHRLPESGPAFLRSQLISWPGKFRLAGELFVPRRRSDDDESLADFARRRLGREALDKLIAPMVSGIFAGDPEQMSLQSCFPRICELEREFGGLLKAMIKLARKKRQERKEGKQVAGAAGPGGILTSFAGGIQELTDSLGGAVRGDIRLGIEVTAIRKLADGFRVELADGDSLEAEVVLSCAPAWALKTMAEPLGADIDELLEQIPYSPMNVVCFGYQREKIPLDLNGFGYLIPRNEGCHILGTLWDSSIFTHRAPEGMVLLRSMMGGATFTEAIELSENQVVAAVRADLERIMGIKAEPDFIRVFRHRRAIPMYLLEHRRRVAALEERLTELPGLFVSGNAFYGVGLNDCVHAGNQVADRIVQWLKSRSHG, encoded by the coding sequence ATGACCAACGTCATCGTCATCGGGGGCGGCATTTCCGGACTGGCAGCCGCCCATGCCATAGAGCAGCAGGCCGAAAAGGCCGGTCTGAAGATCACGACGACAGTCCTCGAAAAGGAACAGCGTCTGGGCGGCAAGATCTGGAGTATCCGGGACCAGGGCTTCCTCTGCGAATGGGGACCGAACGGTTTTCTCGACAACAAGCCGATGACCCTCGAACTGTGCGAGAACATCGGCATCGGCGAGCGACTGCTGCGTTCGAGTGACAACGCCCGCAAGCGCTTCATCTACAGCGAAGGCCGGCTGCACCGGCTGCCGGAATCGGGTCCGGCCTTTCTCCGTTCGCAACTGATCAGCTGGCCGGGCAAGTTCCGGCTGGCCGGAGAACTCTTCGTGCCGCGCCGCCGCAGCGACGATGACGAGAGCCTGGCCGATTTCGCCCGCCGGCGGCTGGGCCGCGAGGCTCTCGACAAGCTGATCGCCCCCATGGTTTCCGGCATTTTCGCCGGCGACCCCGAGCAGATGAGCCTGCAGAGCTGCTTCCCCCGGATCTGCGAACTGGAACGGGAATTCGGCGGTCTGCTCAAGGCCATGATCAAGCTGGCCCGCAAGAAGCGGCAGGAGCGCAAAGAGGGCAAGCAGGTGGCCGGCGCCGCCGGTCCGGGAGGCATTCTGACCTCCTTCGCCGGCGGCATCCAGGAGCTGACCGACTCTCTGGGCGGGGCCGTACGCGGCGACATCCGGCTGGGAATCGAGGTAACCGCCATCCGGAAACTGGCCGACGGCTTCCGCGTCGAGCTGGCCGACGGCGACAGCCTCGAGGCCGAGGTCGTCCTCAGCTGCGCCCCCGCCTGGGCCCTGAAAACAATGGCCGAGCCCCTGGGGGCCGACATCGATGAGCTGCTCGAACAGATCCCCTACTCGCCGATGAACGTCGTCTGCTTCGGCTACCAGCGGGAGAAAATCCCGCTGGATCTGAACGGCTTCGGCTATCTGATTCCCCGCAACGAGGGCTGCCACATCCTTGGCACCCTCTGGGATTCGAGCATTTTCACCCACCGGGCGCCGGAAGGAATGGTCCTTCTGCGTTCGATGATGGGCGGCGCCACTTTTACCGAAGCGATCGAGCTGTCCGAAAACCAGGTGGTGGCGGCAGTACGGGCCGATCTCGAACGCATCATGGGCATCAAGGCCGAACCGGACTTCATCCGGGTCTTCCGGCACCGGCGGGCGATTCCCATGTACCTGCTGGAGCACCGCCGGCGGGTGGCGGCGCTGGAGGAGCGCCTGACGGAGCTGCCGGGCCTCTTTGTCAGCGGCAACGCCTTTTACGGCGTCGGACTGAACGATTGCGTCCATGCCGGCAACCAGGTTGCCGACCGTATCGTCCAATGGCTCAAGTCCCGCAGTCACGGCTGA
- the def gene encoding peptide deformylase, protein MAVREILLYPDPRLKQVCRSVERLDDEVRGLVRDLLDTMYDAGHSVGVAAPQIGVDLRVVVVDVSHSKLGRDDNHGCLVMINPVILETEGSKTMREGCMSVPDYTGNVTRAEKILVQFTDGGGTDRVVRARGFEAVAIQHEIDHLDGLLFLDRVSSLKTDVFRRKNR, encoded by the coding sequence ATGGCGGTCAGAGAGATTCTGCTCTACCCGGACCCGCGGCTGAAGCAGGTCTGCCGATCGGTCGAACGTCTCGACGACGAGGTCAGGGGGCTGGTTCGCGATCTGCTCGACACCATGTACGATGCCGGCCATTCGGTCGGGGTGGCGGCCCCTCAGATCGGCGTCGATCTGAGGGTGGTGGTGGTCGACGTGTCGCACAGCAAGCTGGGGCGTGACGACAACCACGGCTGTCTGGTGATGATCAATCCGGTGATTCTCGAAACCGAGGGGTCGAAAACCATGCGCGAGGGGTGCATGAGCGTCCCCGATTACACCGGCAACGTCACCCGCGCCGAGAAGATTCTGGTGCAGTTCACCGATGGTGGCGGCACCGACCGGGTCGTGCGGGCCCGCGGCTTCGAGGCGGTCGCCATCCAGCATGAAATCGACCATCTCGACGGTCTGCTCTTTCTCGACCGGGTATCGAGCCTGAAGACCGACGTCTTCAGGCGCAAGAACCGCTGA
- a CDS encoding cytochrome C oxidase subunit IV family protein, whose amino-acid sequence MNEHDKGHIVPYATLVAVWAALLTLTIMTVAASRIDLGALNIWVALVIACSKSVLVIGFFMHMKYENRLFRLFLLVAVVTLTVFIGFTFFDVLYR is encoded by the coding sequence ATGAACGAACATGACAAGGGACATATTGTCCCCTATGCGACTCTGGTGGCCGTCTGGGCGGCGCTGCTGACCCTGACCATCATGACGGTGGCCGCTTCGCGCATTGATCTCGGCGCTCTGAATATCTGGGTGGCGCTGGTGATCGCCTGCAGCAAGTCGGTGCTGGTGATCGGGTTCTTCATGCACATGAAATACGAGAACCGGCTGTTCAGGCTCTTTCTGCTGGTCGCCGTCGTCACCCTGACCGTGTTCATCGGCTTTACCTTTTTCGATGTGTTGTACCGCTAG
- the cfa gene encoding cyclopropane fatty acyl phospholipid synthase codes for MTKEGFRKTVCDLLELADVRIDGDRPWDIRVHDERFFRRLLADGSLGLGESYMDGWWDCEAIDELICHLLRAHLDEKVTSPAAVIDSLKARLLNRQSRRRAFQVGEHHYNIGNDLYCRMLDSRMIYSCGYWNSAETLEQAQENKLDLSCRKLQLHRGMRVLDIGCGWGGTARFMAERYGVEVVGITVSTAQAELAREMCRGLPVDIRVCDYRNVEGTFDRIISIGMFEHVGYKNYRTYFRKVRELLTEDGIFLLHTIAGNTAAVKTDPWIERYIFPNGMLPSARQVSEAWEGLLILEDWHNFGPDYDRTLMAWHRNFEAAWPELKATYDERFRRMWRYYLLISAGAFRARSNQLWQIVLSKNGIPGGYRAPR; via the coding sequence ATGACCAAGGAAGGTTTTCGCAAGACCGTCTGTGATCTTCTCGAACTGGCCGACGTCAGGATCGACGGCGATCGGCCCTGGGACATCCGGGTCCACGACGAACGCTTCTTCCGCCGACTGCTTGCCGACGGATCGCTGGGTCTGGGCGAATCGTACATGGACGGCTGGTGGGACTGCGAGGCGATTGACGAGCTGATCTGCCACCTGCTGCGGGCTCACCTCGATGAGAAGGTGACCTCTCCTGCAGCCGTCATCGACAGCCTGAAGGCCCGCCTGCTCAACCGGCAATCCCGCCGCCGCGCCTTCCAGGTGGGGGAGCACCACTACAACATCGGCAACGATCTCTACTGCCGGATGCTCGACTCGCGGATGATCTACTCCTGCGGCTACTGGAACAGCGCCGAAACCCTGGAGCAGGCCCAGGAGAACAAGCTCGACCTTTCGTGCCGCAAGCTGCAGCTGCACAGGGGGATGCGGGTTCTCGACATCGGCTGCGGCTGGGGCGGAACGGCCCGGTTCATGGCCGAACGCTACGGGGTTGAAGTGGTCGGCATCACCGTCTCCACCGCCCAGGCCGAACTGGCCCGCGAGATGTGCCGCGGCCTGCCGGTCGATATCCGGGTTTGCGACTACCGCAACGTTGAGGGGACCTTCGACCGGATCATCTCCATCGGCATGTTCGAGCATGTCGGCTACAAGAACTACCGCACCTATTTCCGCAAGGTCCGCGAACTGCTCACCGAAGACGGCATTTTCCTGCTGCATACCATCGCCGGCAACACCGCCGCCGTCAAGACCGACCCCTGGATCGAACGTTACATCTTTCCCAACGGCATGCTTCCCTCCGCCCGCCAGGTCAGCGAAGCCTGGGAGGGGCTGCTGATCCTCGAGGACTGGCACAACTTCGGCCCCGACTACGACCGCACCCTGATGGCCTGGCACCGGAATTTCGAAGCCGCCTGGCCGGAGCTGAAGGCAACCTACGACGAACGCTTCCGTCGCATGTGGCGCTACTATCTCCTCATCAGCGCCGGCGCCTTCCGGGCCCGCTCCAACCAGCTCTGGCAGATCGTGCTGAGCAAGAACGGCATCCCCGGCGGCTACCGGGCGCCGCGCTGA
- a CDS encoding cytochrome c oxidase subunit 3 family protein: MSESSPATQAAHPKDYTGAKLGMWLFLFTEVLLFGGLFILYAVYLQRYPEGFRLGGEQLNVWFGGGNTLVLLTSSLSVAMAITALQRGRVRQTMGLVGVTVAMAFCFLVNKYFEWSAKIHHGIYPSSPQLKELPAGEQVFFSIYYLTTGLHGIHVLVGMVMMGWVLLLIRRGKVNPEDYVTLENAGLYWHLVDLIWIFIFPLYYLIL, from the coding sequence ATGAGTGAATCGTCACCTGCGACGCAGGCCGCGCATCCGAAGGACTACACCGGCGCCAAGCTCGGCATGTGGCTGTTTCTGTTCACCGAGGTGCTGCTGTTCGGTGGCCTGTTCATCCTCTACGCCGTCTATCTGCAGCGCTACCCGGAGGGATTCCGGCTAGGTGGCGAGCAGCTCAATGTCTGGTTCGGCGGCGGTAACACCCTGGTACTGCTGACCAGCAGCCTGAGCGTGGCGATGGCGATCACCGCCCTGCAGCGCGGCCGGGTCCGCCAGACGATGGGCCTGGTCGGGGTGACCGTCGCCATGGCCTTCTGTTTTCTGGTCAACAAGTATTTCGAATGGAGTGCCAAGATCCACCACGGCATCTACCCCAGCTCGCCGCAGCTGAAGGAGCTGCCGGCCGGCGAGCAGGTCTTTTTCAGCATCTACTACCTGACCACCGGTCTGCACGGCATTCACGTACTGGTCGGGATGGTGATGATGGGCTGGGTGCTGCTGCTGATCCGCCGGGGCAAGGTCAATCCCGAGGACTACGTCACTCTGGAGAACGCCGGGCTCTACTGGCATCTGGTCGATCTGATCTGGATTTTCATCTTTCCACTCTACTATCTCATCCTTTGA
- the coxB gene encoding cytochrome c oxidase subunit II encodes MNPALITTQEAVDPVFWFILGISAVMLLGITATMIWFVIRYRRSRCPEPTSQVDSNLTLEVIWIVVPTVIVMAMFYFGWAGYLALRNVPPDAMEVTATARMWSWDFEYPGGRHSDRLFVPAGRPVKVRLLSADVLHAFYVPAFRIKRDTVPGMENYVWFVAGEEGSYDIFCAEYCGIGHADMHTTVEAVSPAEFEEWLAGMDGAKETEKGRELLARYGCLSCHSLDGSKLVGPSFKGIGGRQVRVITEGKERTLTSDDGYLERSILTPGADVVVGYPPVMPGYEGKISARELREIIGYLSRIGRPGNPPADSGTKPRLDGAAIVRRQGCLGCHSTDGSRKVGPSFKGLYGSERRLEGGRTLRADEDYVTRALREPNADVAEGYPPVMPPYPRLSAEEIEAIVEWLENLQ; translated from the coding sequence GTGAATCCGGCCTTGATCACGACCCAGGAAGCCGTCGATCCCGTGTTCTGGTTCATACTCGGGATTTCCGCAGTGATGCTGCTGGGTATTACCGCGACCATGATCTGGTTCGTCATCCGCTACCGGCGTTCGCGCTGTCCCGAGCCGACTTCGCAGGTCGACAGCAACCTGACCCTCGAAGTCATCTGGATCGTGGTGCCGACCGTCATCGTCATGGCGATGTTCTATTTCGGCTGGGCCGGCTATCTGGCCCTGCGCAATGTGCCGCCGGACGCCATGGAGGTGACCGCCACCGCCCGCATGTGGTCCTGGGATTTCGAATATCCCGGTGGCCGGCACAGCGACCGTCTGTTCGTTCCGGCGGGCAGGCCGGTCAAGGTCAGGCTGCTCTCTGCCGATGTGCTGCACGCCTTCTATGTCCCGGCCTTCCGCATCAAGCGCGACACGGTGCCGGGGATGGAAAACTACGTCTGGTTCGTTGCCGGGGAGGAGGGCTCCTACGACATCTTCTGCGCCGAATACTGCGGCATCGGCCATGCCGACATGCACACTACAGTTGAGGCGGTGTCGCCGGCCGAATTCGAGGAGTGGCTGGCCGGCATGGACGGGGCGAAGGAGACGGAGAAGGGGCGCGAGCTGCTGGCCCGGTACGGCTGCCTCAGCTGTCACAGCCTCGATGGCAGCAAGCTGGTCGGGCCGAGTTTCAAGGGGATCGGCGGCCGGCAGGTGAGGGTGATCACCGAGGGCAAGGAGCGGACTCTGACCAGTGACGACGGCTACCTGGAGCGGTCGATCCTCACACCCGGCGCCGATGTCGTTGTCGGCTATCCGCCGGTGATGCCCGGCTACGAAGGGAAGATATCCGCGCGGGAGCTGCGGGAGATCATCGGCTACCTGTCGCGCATCGGCCGGCCGGGCAATCCCCCGGCCGACTCCGGAACGAAGCCCCGCCTCGACGGGGCCGCAATCGTCCGCCGGCAGGGGTGTCTCGGCTGTCATTCGACGGACGGCAGCCGCAAGGTCGGACCGAGCTTCAAGGGGCTTTACGGTAGCGAACGCCGGCTCGAGGGCGGGCGGACCCTGCGGGCCGACGAGGACTATGTCACCCGCGCCCTGAGAGAACCGAATGCCGATGTCGCCGAGGGCTATCCGCCGGTGATGCCGCCCTATCCGCGGCTCTCGGCCGAAGAGATCGAGGCGATTGTCGAATGGCTCGAAAACCTGCAATGA
- a CDS encoding glycine cleavage system protein R produces the protein MHHFALTIIGRDRPGIVSRVTEILYHMGCNIADSSCSILGGQFAMQLIISHPEYDRGEQLRGFFSPLEEENLSVFLRTLRPGGEKRSELKGDLCMVSVYGSDRPGIVYRVARELGERGINITDLNTKLIGSEQRPVYVMMLEATLPPEISVEELDRIMARVREDLGVDVSVRSINPVEL, from the coding sequence ATGCATCACTTTGCCCTGACCATTATTGGCCGGGACCGTCCCGGCATCGTTTCCCGCGTCACCGAAATCCTCTATCACATGGGTTGCAACATCGCCGATTCGAGCTGTTCCATCCTCGGTGGCCAGTTCGCCATGCAGCTGATCATCTCCCACCCGGAATACGATCGTGGCGAGCAGCTTCGTGGCTTTTTTTCACCACTTGAAGAGGAGAACCTGTCGGTTTTTCTGCGCACCCTGCGCCCCGGTGGCGAAAAACGCTCCGAGCTGAAGGGCGATCTGTGCATGGTTTCGGTCTACGGCTCGGACCGGCCGGGGATCGTCTACCGGGTGGCCCGCGAGCTCGGAGAGCGCGGCATCAACATCACCGACCTGAACACCAAGCTGATCGGCAGCGAGCAGCGGCCGGTCTACGTGATGATGCTGGAAGCGACCTTGCCGCCCGAGATCAGCGTCGAGGAACTAGACCGGATCATGGCCCGGGTCAGGGAGGACCTCGGGGTCGACGTCTCCGTGCGCAGCATCAATCCGGTGGAGCTCTGA